atgtttatatatatatacatatacatttatatatatatgtatatatgcatatatgtttatatatgtatatatatatatatatatatatatatatatatatatatatatatatgtgtgtgtgtgtgtgtgtgtgtgtgtgtgtgtgtgtgtgtgtgtgtgtatgtgtgtgtgtgtgtgtgtgtgtgtgtgtgtgtgtgtgtgtgggtgtgtgggtgtgtgtgtgtgtgtgtgtgtgtgtgtgtgtgcgtgtgcgtgtgtgtgtgtgtgtacatatagatgtatatagatgtgtgtgtgtacatatagatgtatatagatgtgtgtgtgtacatatagatgtatatagatgtgtgtgtatatatatatatatatatatatatatatatatatatatatatatatatatatatatatatatatatatatatatatgctgtatatttatatctacatatatctatctatatatgtaaatctctgtatatatatatatatatatatatatatatatatatatatatgtgtgtgtgtgtgtgtgtgtgtgtgtgtgtgtgtgtgtgtgtgtgtgtgtgtgtgtgtgtgcgtgtgtgtgtgtgtgtgtgtgtgtgtgtgtgtgtgtgtgtgtgtgtgtgtgtgtgtgtgggtgtgtgtgtgtgtgtgtgtgtgtgtgtgtgtgtgtgtgtgtgtgtatgacagatCCTATAATACGCAGCTACAGGATACGACATTCCTCAAAAGCAACATTACACCGGCTCAGCCATCTGGTTATTGTAATTTGACAACGTCACCGATGACGTCACTCAGACGCCGCAACAACCAATCAAAAACAAATCCTATATGaatatcgttttctctctttcaatggCGACGAACTACACCTTTTAAATAACTTCAACCGTTGTTTGAAGGCCTCTGTTTATTCCTGCCTCGCCGAAAGTACGAATGACAGTCCTAAGTACATACATACCGGTATTTACGCAACTTAGTTAAGGATGACAGTCCATTCTGCCTGGACAATGGGCAGGTAAAACTCCCATGGTCATAGTCATTACCCTTTGTTTATAATAGAGAGGCAGCGGGAGTTTCATCATGTTTGAAGCCATAGGTTTCCGAGAATGGGAAAAATTCTGGGAATGCTGGGTTAGTCATGATGTTGGAGAACTGTCGCTCTACAAGTTGATATATAACTAGGTTATGGAGTATTTCTAGCTAAATTTGGTCATTGTCAGTTCCATGTTttgttaggggagggaggagggacatgcggccctgaaaaaaaaacattatttaaaCATTTAAGAGGATACCAACACATGCAAGTCACCCCTTAAAATCGCGAATTTCGATATTGCTctcgaaaaaaaacactaatgtaTATCGTAAACAAGCAATTGTATCCTCTAAGTTTACAAACGATGAGATCAGCTCAGTACCGCCTTGGTCGGCcatgccaaggtctatataagtacttatatagaccttggaccaAGTAGCACCTCAGTTGCCTATGATATACTACACCGAGCGATCTCCTGGGTGTACTGTGCGATGCCGACCTCGCAAAATAAACTTTCGAGGCTGATTTCTCATTAGCAATTCTGCTGTTTTACTTTATTCACTTTGCAGTCTTATGGCATCGAGTGTGTACATAATCttgaaggatgataataaagaaacacgtgtttttttatgtttgcatAATTTTCTTTGGTGTGAATTAGATAGCAACTTCACATTACATTTTTATAACAGGAAATATTGGGACAAAGGTGTTCCATTATTAGATACTGTTGAAAACCAAGTTGTTTTTTGTTCCAGattgtattgatttttttgtataatgggtatataagtgcatatgtgtctgtatatatattcacgaattcatacagaaatatacatataaattgaagTAAGTTATTAAAAAATCCTGAGCTCGTAGTCCACATTAGCATCGTGATGGAATTTCCGCGAAGGACACTTGTCACGTCTTCGAAGGAGGTTTTACGCAAAGATCTTTATTTACCTCAAATTTGCTTGTCTCTCatgcattctctttcttcctttctaccttttcttccctttaaatctcctttctttacctttatttCCTTCATAGACGAAATTTTAACGCATTTTTTCACTGACACacccttttttcccttcaaaaAACAGTTCTTTCCCTCACTTACCTTTTCTTCCTCAGGAACACCTTGTCTTCCCTTAAAATGCCATTTCTCTCCATCACATGTCATTTATTCCCCTCAAACACCCTTCCCTTCACTTACACGTATTCATTTTCTTCCCGTCAAACACCTTTTCTTCCTCacatcttttcttcccccttgtaAACCTTTCCTTTCCTACACATACTTTTTCATCcctcaaagacacacacgcacgcacgcacgcacgcacgcacgcacgcacgcacgcacgcacgcacgcacgcacgcacgcacacacacacacacacacacacacacacacacacacacacacacacacacacacacacacacacacacacacacacacacacacacacacacacaatttcttgcGTCAAATAAGAAGGTGCTAAATCGCATTTGGATAAgataaggaggaagtggaggaggagagaagaggattacGTAATAAGAGAAGAATCAAAGGAGATAgcatgaagaggagaatgaagaagaggaggagaaggagtgagttaaaggaggaggagaaggagagagtaaattgaggaggatgaggaagaaagggagaggtggggaaggaggcggagtaggagaagaagagttggaggaaaaggaggaagaagaaaaggaaaagtgaataaaaaaagaggaaaaggagagttggaggagacgtggagaaaaaggaagattagaaatatgagaagaaaaaaatataaagctggagaagaaaaaggaagacgaagatgaagtcagagaagaggagatgaaggtaggagtagaaaataatgataaacaaaaggagggagagaaagaaaaagactaagaaggaggtggataaacaaaaggaaggagagaaagaaaaagaccaacaAGAAGGtgttagaaggaagagaagagaggcgagtgCGAGTGCATCTGCGTGCCATCTGTGCAAGTGTTCAGACGCAGATGCATAGGAGGGCAgccaccccttctttccctctttccttctttccttcctcccttactctctctgtttccccttcctctcttcctctctctgcttccccttcctcccttcctctctctgcttccccttcctctcttcctctctctgcttccccttcctcccttcctctctctgcttccccttccccttttcctctctctgcttccccttcctcccttcctctctctgcttcctcttccctctccgttgtcttctcatctttctcttcttcttcttctttcttctttcttcttcttctttttcttctttcttgtgctTCCCGTTATTGAtcatcttctcccttttacttatcttcttcctacttcccacttatttctttgtgtgtgtatgcatatgtatatatatatatatatatatatatatatatatatatatgtatatatatatatatatatatatatatatatatatatatatatatatgtatatacacacacacactcacacacaaacacaaacgcaaacacaaacacaaacacaaccacaaatacacacacacacacacacacacataaatatgtgtatataaataaataaataaataaatatatatatatatatatatatatatatatatatatatatatatatatatatatatatatatatatatatatatatatatatatatatatatatatatataaatgtatgtctgtatatatatacatatatgtatatatatacatatatacatatatacatacatgtatgtatacatgtatatgtatactgtatgtgtgtacgtgtataatatatatgtatatgttgtttatatatatatatatacatacaaatatatatatacagcatatacatatacatatacatatcatctgtgtgtgtgtgtatttgaataaagATGCATGTtggcagatatataaatataataatgaaggaAACCGAGAAGCGATGAATACGCTCTAGCCAGGGATCAGATTCGGACCGCAAACGACCCGCCAATGTTTACATGCGTGAAGGAGCGTCTGGAGGAGCCGGGTCGGGGACACACCGGGgaacttctttcttatttttccaaaAGTCGTCTCTTGTCATCATATATTCTTTGATATTCTGAAATTGTTATTTAACGGTACAGTTTATATTTGTAGTTATACAGTAGCTCTTCTTTTTATAACGGAATATTACGTATTTGTATTTGGGATtctcaataatgatgaataatctCATCCACACGCATTAAAATTTATAGGTATTTGAGTTCCAAAACCAGGTTATCGTGTGAACCCGAAAACcttgaggggatgaggagggcaAATCACCCTGTACCTCCCATTTTTTTTAGCAACTCCAGCCAACCTATAGATATTCCCGTATTTTGTGGGGAAAATCCAGATTGGAAAGTTTGCTGTGCATAAATCCACTGTGCACTTGGTATCTCAGTTGCGGTTCTGGCCTCACCTTTTGGACGAATTCTTTTCTCAGCCGTGCCATTTAGTAATTAGAGACTTAAACGTGCAACTGCGAACTGGGAATTCCTTGGGTTGAAGCCAATGACTGGCTGATTGAACCAACGAAACCAGCAACTCTTACTCAGCCGCACATTTTTGTATCAATCTGTACGTGTAGCTGCGCAGTTTCTGCTTCTAAACAGCAACTCTGTCGTGCACTTTGCAAAGTTTCCAATCTGGGTGAAAATGAGATCTTAGTCTGTTAtgactctttttttcttatgctctataagacgacagtgtccatttccctctatctatgtgCATTGCTCTCAGTAACATTAATCTTATTCTCAGTCTCTGTAATGATAATCtcagtattgttttattttgtttttcttaccaTTTTCATTCTTAATCATGTTTGCAACGCCATTAGGCAAATTACTCTGCTCACTTCCCtatagccattgttattattgtgacttTATTAGGTTTTTCCTTAGTATATAATCATGAGGCCATGATAGCACATAATGATGTCATTGTAGTCCTTCCATCACAGATTACAGTTAACTTCAAGTAGATAtaagtaagaaatatatatatatatatatatatatatatatatatatatatatatatatatatatatatataatatatatatatatataaatataatatatatatatatatataatagatatatataatatatattatatatatctattatatatattatatatatatatattatatatatatattatatatataaattatatatatataatagatatatattatatatatctattatatatatatatatatatatatatatatatatatatatatacatacatacatacatacatacatacatacatacatacatacatacatacatacacacacacgcacacacacacaaacacacacacacatacaaacacacacacacacacacaaacacacacacacacacacacattcatacatacacacacaaacacacacacacacacacacacacacacacacacacacacacacacacacacacacacacacacacacacacacacacacacacacacacacatatacacatacacatacacatacacatacacatacacatacacatacacatacatgcatgcatacatgcatacatgcatacatgcatacatgcatatatgtgtgtgtgtgtgtgtgtgtgtgtgtgtgtgtgtgtgtgtgtgtgtgtgtgtgtgtgtgtgtgtgtgtgtgtgtgcgcgcaaaaaataacagtaattaacCCATATAGGActatacagaaacagaaaaaagatgtAATGGTCATAAAGAACACAAAAGAATGCTAGGATATGATTATAAGCATTGACATATCCCCCTAATAAAGTTGTatagttgttgttgatatcagcatggacattttttctatttttatagaTAATTAAGATAGTAGAATTTTCAGAAGTATTGATGATTTCTGATTtgatataaaatgaatatgttttttgTCCTTCAGATCTTAAATTATGGGACCCATAAGATGGGTTGTGGGAAGACTGCTGATGCCGCAGTCTCCAGTGCACATCAGCCAGCGATTTCTTCCTGAAGGTAATCAAAACTTTGTGTTATGAAGATTGGTATCTTGTTGAGATAAACTAATAATTGAGtaaaaaatgtgtgtttgtgtgtatacatatatgcatacatatgtaaatgtaattaGGTTGATAAGAATATGATTAGATAAAATATTTAGGAAAttattagataaatagaaagtatTTATTCTTATTGAAGTGGTAtatgataatttatgataatgacatatgATTTTGTTAACAGAAGTGAATAAACTATGATCAGTTTTGTTTGGTTTGATAGTAAGGAATCATTTTATACAAAACTGAATGAGATACTTGCTTTCAGCTCGGAGGCGTTTTTACAGGAGTGTTACTGTGGCGGGAACTGGTAATGAGTATGAAGTAAACTTGGATCACAGGAAATTGAAGACGCCAATGGGAAATGTGTttcaggtaatttttttttccttaagctCTAGGCTAGGGTTCTACTTAGTCTGGGTCATGAGCTGGTGGTCAGTGGGTTATTATGTCTTCTTTAATAAGTAATGAATACGATGATATAGAATAAATGAgcaatgttcctttttttttctctctttttctttttttgtttataaacCAGAATAGATTTCAGGCCAGATAGAAGGAGATATAAACACATTATTAATTAGTTTATTGTAGACATTCAGTTGGATTGGAAAGGAATCTTTAAATTAAACTGTGTTTCAGTGAAAAATATTAGAAGAACAATGTTTAAGATAGCatctgtgtgatttttttctgattctattAACAGTGAAAATACATTTGTCCCTTTATGACTGTCTTGATTTTGTACTTATTGATGTAAAAACTGATTAGGCTATAATACAGAACATCTATAATTGGCTTGTTTGACTCTGGTATATCTCAAAGTATGGCTCAGAGTTTGGTAAATGTGATTGTCAAATTGTTTTCGTAACTTCTGTTCATAAATTTATATTAAGCCTTTAGTAGTAATGCAGTATGATTATAAATGTAATATTATGTTTATACGTCCTTTGCAGGTGCCAAACCATGGGTTGGCTTTAGCTGTAGCACATGAGTGGGCTTCTGTCAAGGATAAGATCCAGCCTAGCCTGATGCACCTGGTAAGTGACAAACTGAAAGAGGGGGAATGCTGCATTTTTAACTAATAAAGAAGTCGTTATTGGTTGCAACACTGAGGTAGACCTATTCCATATATGTACCTCAGATAAGCCACATAAACTTAGCAGCGCACACCACACACAGGCAGATGGGGTACTTGTTCTCATACCATATGTGCACCGATTTATGGCCTTGATTTAGACAGTGAAGTAATATGGggcctttctgattttttttagcCTAAGTGCTTGCAAAAACATCCAGCTACTGGAGTGCAAAGTATGCATGATAGAATGGATATAAAGTGTAACTGTATAATGATGGCTAGATGTACATGTCCCCAGTGAGATGGCCATTCAAAGCTTGATACAACATACATGACATCCATAGGCAGTGAGTTCAAATCTCAGGAACACTTGTACACCAAACCACCTTATACAGACTTGGGTCTTATAGCCTTTATATCCTGTTTCCTCAGGCAAAAATGGGTCTTACAAACCAAAATGCAACATAGTGATATAAAGCAAAATAGTGAAAACCAAAAGTAACTTTATGCCTAGTATAATCACAAAAACTTTGAAGGCTTTTGAAAAGGATAGTGGTATCTGTTacctaataaatatacataataaataatcaaCCAGGTATGACAAGAATGTTGAAAAGTttgtttgtaattattgttttgaaTATTAATTATCACGAAATTTAATGTAATCCCCTAGTTAGCTTTTCATTGATGTGGAAGGTTAGAAACTGCATTAATTGAGTGAGGTCTTTCCCTTCAATGGAATCTAATAATATGTGAGGAAAAATGCTTCAGAAGCTTGAAAAGATAAAGTATTGTCAAATTATTATATCACTGTTTTCCTTGCATCATGTGCATGAAAGAGTTATGTATGAAATTTATGAGTGCAAAATACATCTCGGTGTTCTAAATCAAATGAATCTATGAAAGCGGTGCttgtttattgttcttattctagaTATGATGTAAGTTATGCTTTCAGAAGCAGAAAATTCAAAACAATGATTTAGCTTGTCTTTAAAATGCATTTTATTACATccagaattgaaaaaaaacaaaaaaacttagcAAACTGTGGGCATAAATGAAGgttgtagtaataatagggataattccTTTTACAGACATCTCTTTCTAACACTGTACTGGACAACCCAGCCAGAGGAACAAAGTGGGATTTTGCTGACAAGATTTTGGAATACCTTGAAACAGACACAGTATTGTTCCCGGGTGAGGTATGTGTAAcatttttattgtaatatttttttctcaataaaaTCAAGATATTGTATGTGataatatatctaaatacagGTAATATTTCCTAGTAGAAATTTAATGCTttgtaatatatttctttttctttgctaggCCACGAATACAAGTCTGTCTTTAGAGGAAAATGCTTAATTCTCCAAGCCACTTTGTctggaaataatgataaggaataggTCAAAGATAAAATATGAATGTAGGGATTCTGTTAGTTCGTAGATGAATTAGAACATTAAGTATTTACAGTTTTGTTTCatgattttttataatattatactCTTTTAGAAAAAAGGAATCAAGTAACCTTCGGAACCTCTTGTgattgttgtttatattgttcTTTGTAAAGTAATTACATGTGCAATATTTCATTGCaaggaataaaaagaattattattttacctATTATTTGTTATATCTTAATAACCATGTATAAATACAGTTCTAATATGCAGACATTACAGAATGGAACATATTTATTGCACTGAGTATAGTATAAGGGGACCAAAGTCGGATAAGGCATCTTTGGATAGCTCTTATCTTTGCCTATTGAAAATACAATGCCTAAGAATGTATTGGATGGGAGGGTATTTGCATTTGTAACCAGTGCAAAGCAAGAATTATATTGACTTTTTTATATATGACAAATTTATATgaattttttcaattttctttgtctGTAAAGTAATTGATGTCTTTGTAAGAAACACATTTATGTGAGTTTTTGCTGGATATGAAATGTAGAAGATGAAGACATAAAGAGATAGAGTAAAATGTATTTGATGTATTGGAATATCTTTACTTTTTTGTGGATAATTGGCATTTTTAAGAACATGATTGAAGACTATGGTATACTGCTAAAAGGTTTTAGCATATTAATGTCTCATTTAATATTGTCAATATATTACAGACCACAGATGACCTCGTAGAGCTGCAGAGAAGAGAGTGGGATCCTGTGATAGAATGGTTTAATAAGAAGTTTGAGATTGACCTCCAGCCAGCAGTTGGAATATGCGGTGCGGACATTCCCATGCAAGCCCGGGAAAGTATACGCCGGTATCTCCTGTCTTACGACATTTGGGCCATCACTGGTTAGTGTTGGAATGTGTTTGTGGATATGATATATTATGTTGAAACAAAGTA
Above is a genomic segment from Penaeus vannamei isolate JL-2024 unplaced genomic scaffold, ASM4276789v1 unanchor802, whole genome shotgun sequence containing:
- the l(2)k14505 gene encoding ATP synthase mitochondrial F1 complex assembly factor 2, encoding MGPIRWVVGRLLMPQSPVHISQRFLPEARRRFYRSVTVAGTGNEYEVNLDHRKLKTPMGNVFQVPNHGLALAVAHEWASVKDKIQPSLMHLTSLSNTVLDNPARGTKWDFADKILEYLETDTVLFPGETTDDLVELQRREWDPVIEWFNKKFEIDLQPAVGICGADIPMQARESIRRYLLSYDIWAITGFLYGVEALKSVILTVAAAERKLTAEKAVALSRLELQYQTSRWGSVEWAHDLDQYDLEARFSAALLFILFNTSQTSVKQKTKQ